In Geminocystis sp. NIES-3709, a single genomic region encodes these proteins:
- a CDS encoding DUF6930 domain-containing protein: MNSLPESTKHRLQRIPQIPHVWEGDRLPITGMMDNLEPELANNGECIIWVDGSEGFVRSMEVTRVNTGPEAIVRALLKAIESPHNPATPARPQKIVVKDRELQFFLRGVLQGLDIVVDYQPELPLLDELWQNFQNIRPDLETKIPPELSSALVEEALSSIWEEQPWYILSEEEIITIEINNWGIKNLYACVMGMLGQEFGVVLYRSVESLKSFRQRVLDLGESPDDEDLESTFLQQDCWFINFSQGENEKKTTDWDEFLESDVTPIFGSIHPYEGIRPLKEEEEVYPIYIAMKALGRFIDECEEELAEEDIGLISRDYTLEAPLEDSWLNVTVSTMPELTAEFHSMIDDDDDFDFDDDDDDDDDDDDNAVQDDLIPAGTLVSLGRIDQDIFLNHLKDKSLGHIPTKIFEKIKNKPKKDFLPVILLQTTRPKAQVIIEKLKDEDGILQVTFNEGYDPYDDETYTLGILKTKQETCYVFAQFSLDKDDSFPKRLQTWEKDVSKFHGYCGIVIAMGATGSSRGEPQRKDLLYLFYGELVKSEELGFSRLILQMD, encoded by the coding sequence ATGAACTCTTTACCCGAAAGCACTAAACACAGATTACAACGTATTCCCCAAATTCCTCATGTGTGGGAGGGCGATCGTCTTCCGATTACAGGGATGATGGATAATCTTGAGCCAGAATTGGCTAATAATGGGGAATGTATTATTTGGGTGGATGGTTCAGAAGGTTTTGTTCGATCGATGGAAGTTACAAGAGTGAATACTGGGCCAGAAGCCATCGTTAGGGCATTATTAAAAGCGATCGAAAGTCCCCACAATCCGGCGACACCGGCTAGGCCACAAAAAATAGTTGTAAAAGATAGGGAATTACAATTTTTTTTGCGAGGAGTATTACAAGGTTTAGATATTGTGGTAGATTATCAACCAGAATTACCCCTTTTAGATGAGTTGTGGCAGAACTTTCAAAATATACGCCCAGACTTAGAAACCAAAATCCCCCCAGAATTATCCTCCGCTTTAGTAGAAGAAGCCTTAAGCTCTATTTGGGAAGAACAACCCTGGTACATTTTATCAGAAGAAGAAATTATTACGATCGAGATCAATAATTGGGGAATTAAAAATCTCTATGCTTGTGTGATGGGAATGTTAGGACAGGAGTTTGGAGTAGTTTTATATCGCTCAGTGGAATCCCTCAAATCATTTCGTCAAAGAGTATTAGATTTAGGAGAGTCTCCCGATGATGAAGACTTGGAATCGACTTTTTTACAACAAGACTGTTGGTTTATTAACTTTTCCCAAGGAGAAAACGAAAAAAAAACCACCGATTGGGATGAATTTTTAGAAAGTGACGTAACTCCGATTTTTGGTAGCATTCATCCCTACGAAGGAATTAGACCATTAAAAGAAGAAGAAGAAGTCTATCCTATTTATATTGCCATGAAAGCGTTAGGAAGATTTATCGATGAATGTGAGGAAGAATTAGCCGAAGAAGATATTGGTTTAATTAGTCGTGATTACACTTTAGAAGCACCTCTTGAAGATTCATGGTTAAACGTAACTGTCAGCACCATGCCAGAATTAACTGCTGAATTTCACAGTATGATTGATGATGATGATGATTTCGATTTTGACGATGACGATGACGATGACGATGATGATGATGATAACGCTGTTCAAGATGATTTAATACCTGCTGGTACATTAGTCTCACTAGGAAGAATAGATCAAGATATATTTTTGAATCATTTAAAAGATAAATCTTTAGGACATATTCCAACGAAAATATTTGAGAAAATTAAAAATAAACCAAAAAAAGATTTTTTACCCGTTATCTTATTACAAACAACTCGACCGAAAGCACAAGTAATTATCGAAAAATTAAAAGATGAAGATGGGATATTACAGGTAACTTTTAACGAAGGTTATGATCCCTATGATGATGAAACCTATACTTTAGGTATTCTTAAAACTAAACAGGAGACTTGTTACGTTTTCGCTCAATTTAGTTTAGATAAAGATGATTCTTTTCCCAAAAGATTGCAAACATGGGAAAAAGATGTGAGTAAATTTCATGGATATTGTGGGATTGTTATTGCTATGGGTGCAACTGGATCTTCTCGTGGTGAGCCTCAACGCAAAGATCTCTTATATCTATTCTACGGGGAATTAGTTAAGAGTGAGGAATTGGGTTTTAGCCGATTGATATTACAAATGGATTAA
- a CDS encoding DedA family protein: MEFFSLEQIQELARHYGYWAVFAGIAIENTGIPIPGETITIVGGFLAGSGELNYWLVLITAIAGAVTGDNCGYWLGRIGGWQFLLKLSRFFRLPDDEVLKAKTKFAENAAKAVFFGRFITLLRIFAGPIAGIVEMPYLKFLLYNFMGATVWGCIIVTLSYFVGKIIPLDQLISIIAQFGFVALLIVVGWIAIPVLVKSYQKNPS; the protein is encoded by the coding sequence ATGGAGTTTTTTTCATTAGAACAAATTCAAGAATTAGCTCGTCATTATGGTTACTGGGCAGTATTTGCTGGTATTGCGATCGAAAATACAGGAATACCAATTCCGGGAGAAACCATTACTATTGTGGGGGGATTTTTAGCCGGTAGTGGTGAATTAAACTATTGGTTAGTTTTAATTACAGCTATTGCGGGTGCGGTGACGGGAGATAATTGTGGTTATTGGTTAGGAAGAATTGGAGGTTGGCAATTTTTACTAAAACTATCCCGTTTCTTTCGTCTTCCGGATGATGAAGTCTTAAAAGCAAAAACTAAATTTGCAGAAAATGCCGCAAAAGCAGTGTTTTTTGGCCGATTTATTACATTATTACGAATTTTTGCAGGCCCGATCGCCGGTATTGTAGAAATGCCTTATCTTAAATTTTTACTATATAACTTTATGGGGGCAACAGTATGGGGATGTATTATCGTCACATTATCTTATTTTGTCGGTAAAATTATCCCTTTAGACCAACTTATTAGTATTATTGCTCAATTTGGTTTTGTTGCCTTATTAATCGTTGTTGGCTGGATTGCTATCCCTGTTTTAGTCAAATCCTATCAAAAAAACCCTAGTTAA
- a CDS encoding MFS transporter yields MNNLNSQVWILAGGRLLLQFGTGFTLFYAPIFFVNQLGFSPTMVGVALGSASISGILGRFLGGSWSDSPSWGRKKILLLSAVISAMADIFLATADTYGFLLLGNLLMGLGIGFYWPPAEALVADLTIPTQRNSAFAISRLADNLGLGLGIIIGGWIIAATNNYRLLFVIDGFSFVVFYGVIYFTIQETFQSQRESQNQWYGWGKALQDKSLWIFCIVNVMFTTYISQIQTTLPLYLTNFTVNNQFSIANISSLFSLHIIFAGLFQLPMLKILNRMTRIQGLTLSLAIWGISFALIWWTGNVTQYAFYWAILGILMASIALITYNPLASGLIVDLAPVSLRGTYFAINSQCWAIGYLIGPPLGGWVLDQGIIYAHNFWLILALTVILGMAILQYLKMNIVQK; encoded by the coding sequence ATGAATAATCTCAATTCTCAAGTTTGGATATTAGCAGGAGGCAGGTTATTATTACAATTCGGTACAGGATTTACTTTATTTTACGCCCCAATTTTCTTTGTTAATCAGTTAGGTTTTTCTCCCACAATGGTGGGTGTTGCCTTAGGTAGTGCGTCCATCTCTGGAATTTTAGGACGTTTTTTAGGCGGAAGTTGGAGCGACTCTCCTTCATGGGGTAGAAAAAAAATTCTCTTATTGTCGGCGGTAATCTCTGCTATGGCAGATATATTTTTAGCTACGGCAGATACTTATGGTTTTTTGCTATTAGGTAACTTGTTAATGGGCTTAGGTATTGGATTTTATTGGCCTCCTGCTGAGGCATTAGTTGCAGATTTAACTATTCCTACTCAAAGAAATTCGGCTTTTGCTATCAGTCGTTTAGCCGATAATTTAGGCTTGGGATTAGGTATTATTATCGGTGGTTGGATTATTGCCGCAACAAATAATTATCGTCTTTTATTTGTCATCGATGGTTTTTCTTTTGTCGTATTTTATGGAGTGATTTATTTCACAATTCAAGAGACTTTTCAAAGTCAGAGAGAATCTCAAAATCAGTGGTATGGTTGGGGAAAAGCCTTACAAGATAAAAGTTTATGGATTTTTTGCATAGTTAACGTTATGTTTACTACCTATATCTCTCAAATTCAAACTACTTTACCCCTTTATCTGACTAATTTTACGGTTAATAATCAATTCTCGATCGCCAACATTAGCAGTTTATTTAGTTTACATATCATTTTTGCTGGATTGTTTCAATTACCGATGCTAAAGATTCTTAATCGAATGACTCGCATTCAAGGATTAACTCTTTCACTAGCAATATGGGGAATAAGTTTTGCCTTGATTTGGTGGACAGGTAATGTGACTCAATATGCTTTTTATTGGGCTATTTTAGGAATTTTAATGGCTTCCATCGCTCTTATCACTTATAATCCTCTTGCTTCTGGCTTAATAGTCGATTTAGCACCAGTTTCCTTACGAGGAACTTATTTTGCTATTAATTCTCAATGTTGGGCAATTGGCTATTTAATAGGCCCTCCTTTGGGGGGATGGGTACTAGATCAAGGTATAATTTATGCTCATAATTTTTGGTTAATTTTAGCTTTAACAGTAATTTTAGGTATGGCAATTTTACAATACTTAAAAATGAATATTGTTCAAAAATAA
- the cimA gene encoding citramalate synthase, with product MSDKKVWLYDTTLRDGAQREGISLSLADKLKIARKLDEMGIPFIEGGWPGANPKDVQFFWQLKEQPLKQAQIVAFCSTRRPHESPENDRLLKAILAANTHWVTIFGKSWDLHVIEGLKTSLDENLAMIQDTIEYLRSQGRRVIYDAEHWFDGYKNNPEYALLTLQSAIKGGAQWLVFCDTNGGTLPHEITQIVSEVVNKLDLDLDDPQTPQLGIHTHNDSGTAVANAIASVLEGVRMVQGTINGYGERCGNANLCTLIPNLQLKLGYKCLESEELTQLTMNSRLISEIVNLAPDDHAPFVGRSAFAHKGGIHVSAVARNPLTYEHIEPELIGNERRIVISEQAGLSNILSKAKTFGIKLEKNDPICREILQKLKTLESEGYQFEAAEASFELLLRSSLNQRKSLFTIKGFQVHSDISIENDTPYTHALATIKIVVDGKELLEVAEGNGPVSALDQALRKALIKFYPEIGNFYLTDYKVRILDGASGTSAKTRVLIESSNGEERWTTLGVSTNIIDASYQAVVEGIEYGILMNVECRI from the coding sequence ATGAGTGATAAAAAAGTTTGGTTATACGATACCACATTAAGAGATGGAGCTCAAAGAGAAGGTATATCTTTATCCTTAGCAGATAAATTAAAAATTGCTCGAAAACTTGATGAAATGGGTATCCCTTTTATTGAAGGAGGGTGGCCTGGTGCTAATCCTAAAGATGTACAATTTTTTTGGCAATTAAAAGAACAACCTCTCAAACAAGCTCAAATTGTTGCGTTTTGTTCTACCCGTCGCCCCCATGAATCTCCAGAAAACGATCGACTTTTAAAGGCTATTTTAGCGGCAAATACCCACTGGGTGACAATTTTCGGCAAATCTTGGGATTTACACGTCATAGAGGGCTTAAAAACCTCTTTGGATGAGAATTTAGCGATGATTCAAGATACGATCGAGTACTTACGATCGCAAGGAAGACGAGTAATTTATGATGCCGAACATTGGTTTGATGGTTATAAAAATAATCCTGAGTATGCCCTTTTAACTCTTCAGTCCGCCATTAAAGGGGGGGCGCAATGGTTAGTTTTTTGTGATACTAATGGCGGTACTTTACCTCACGAAATTACTCAAATTGTCTCGGAAGTAGTTAACAAACTGGATCTTGATTTAGATGATCCTCAAACTCCCCAATTAGGTATTCATACTCATAATGATAGTGGTACTGCGGTAGCCAATGCCATAGCCTCGGTATTGGAAGGAGTAAGGATGGTACAGGGTACTATTAACGGTTATGGAGAAAGATGCGGTAATGCTAATTTATGCACTTTAATTCCTAATTTACAGCTAAAATTAGGCTATAAATGCCTAGAATCGGAAGAATTGACTCAATTAACCATGAATAGCCGTTTAATCAGCGAAATAGTCAATCTTGCTCCCGATGATCATGCTCCTTTTGTGGGACGATCGGCATTTGCTCATAAAGGTGGTATTCATGTATCAGCAGTAGCCCGTAATCCTTTAACCTATGAACATATAGAACCAGAATTGATCGGCAACGAAAGAAGGATTGTAATATCAGAACAAGCAGGATTAAGTAATATTCTTTCTAAAGCTAAAACTTTTGGGATTAAATTGGAAAAAAATGATCCTATTTGTCGAGAGATTTTACAAAAACTGAAAACCCTCGAAAGTGAAGGTTATCAATTTGAAGCAGCGGAGGCTAGTTTTGAATTATTATTACGATCGAGTCTCAATCAACGAAAATCTTTATTTACCATCAAAGGATTTCAAGTTCATTCCGATATTTCGATCGAAAATGACACTCCCTATACTCATGCTTTAGCCACGATCAAAATAGTAGTAGATGGAAAAGAATTACTCGAAGTCGCCGAAGGAAATGGCCCTGTATCGGCGTTAGATCAAGCATTGCGTAAAGCGTTAATCAAATTTTATCCCGAAATAGGTAACTTCTATTTAACTGATTACAAAGTTCGTATTCTTGATGGTGCGTCTGGAACTTCTGCAAAAACAAGAGTCTTAATCGAATCGAGTAACGGAGAAGAAAGATGGACTACATTAGGAGTATCTACAAATATTATTGATGCTTCCTATCAAGCAGTGGTAGAGGGTATAGAATATGGTATCCTAATGAATGTAGAATGTAGAATTTAG
- a CDS encoding DUF29 domain-containing protein — MMISTQEKLKKLYEIDDSLWLEKIINLLKENRLNELDLDNLIEELESLGKRDKLAVSSLLEQIMRHLLLIEFWENEYDRNYRHWKAEITGFRNQLNKGLTTNLKNFLIHSLDEIYQDALEYVETKSNLNIFPLQCPYTIEQLLDKNWFPER, encoded by the coding sequence ATAAGTACTCAAGAAAAATTAAAAAAATTATATGAGATAGATGATAGTTTGTGGTTAGAAAAAATTATCAATTTACTTAAAGAAAATAGATTAAATGAATTAGATTTAGACAATTTAATAGAGGAATTAGAAAGTTTGGGTAAAAGAGATAAATTAGCTGTTTCTAGTTTATTAGAACAAATTATGAGACATCTCCTTTTGATAGAATTTTGGGAAAATGAATATGATAGAAACTATCGCCATTGGAAGGCAGAAATAACAGGCTTTAGAAATCAATTAAATAAAGGATTAACTACTAATTTAAAAAACTTTTTAATCCATAGTTTAGATGAAATTTATCAAGATGCTCTCGAATATGTAGAAACAAAATCAAATCTTAATATTTTTCCGTTACAATGTCCTTACACGATCGAACAACTATTAGATAAAAATTGGTTTCCCGAAAGATAA
- the larB gene encoding nickel pincer cofactor biosynthesis protein LarB has product MDDHNYLEKILSEIEQGKISSKEGVEKLKYFSFEPIGDFAKIDHHRQLRTGFPEVIWSEGKTTEQIISIMQVMREKSPIVMATRLEPKIAKILQTQVHDLRYYPMAKIAAIGQNSVKYQGKILIVTAGTADLPVAEESAITAELCGFQVERLWDVGVAGIHRLLSHRHIIAEADVLIVVAGMEGALPSVVAGLASCPVIAVPTSIGYGASFGGLSALLTMLNSCATGIGVVNIDNGFGAAMLAGQILRLANKFSQS; this is encoded by the coding sequence ATGGACGATCATAATTATTTAGAAAAAATATTATCGGAAATAGAACAAGGAAAAATATCTTCAAAAGAAGGGGTAGAAAAATTAAAATATTTTAGCTTTGAGCCGATCGGAGATTTTGCTAAGATAGATCATCATCGACAACTACGCACGGGATTTCCTGAAGTAATTTGGAGTGAAGGTAAAACTACCGAACAAATTATTTCAATTATGCAAGTAATGCGAGAAAAATCTCCCATTGTCATGGCTACCCGATTAGAACCAAAAATAGCTAAAATACTACAAACTCAAGTTCATGATTTAAGATACTATCCTATGGCAAAAATAGCCGCTATTGGGCAAAATTCTGTTAAATATCAGGGTAAAATCTTGATCGTTACGGCAGGTACGGCTGACTTACCTGTAGCGGAAGAATCGGCTATAACTGCTGAACTATGCGGTTTTCAGGTAGAAAGATTGTGGGATGTGGGAGTCGCCGGAATACATCGTCTTCTGAGTCATCGTCATATAATCGCCGAAGCGGATGTATTAATTGTCGTGGCAGGAATGGAAGGTGCATTACCCAGTGTCGTGGCTGGTTTAGCCAGTTGCCCCGTCATTGCTGTGCCTACGAGTATTGGTTATGGTGCAAGTTTTGGCGGTTTATCTGCTTTATTAACTATGCTCAATTCTTGTGCCACAGGCATTGGTGTCGTAAATATCGACAATGGTTTTGGTGCGGCTATGTTGGCAGGGCAAATTTTGCGTTTAGCCAATAAATTCTCTCAATCATAA
- a CDS encoding DUF3172 domain-containing protein: MKRQPRSKNPYPYDDYSQPRKGGKSPSFMEGINYTLAAICAGIFILGIGVGIALSSGQTISTPNVASREVIDRSAPNPEICVQFGASAIVSDLRVFITLNPFNVYVTQPNMKPGCVLRKNNWSILEQQKLITDEQVKQCKNRMNTFGFTGTLESSPKIECIYQNDAAGNLFFNRPGTVDPKKTEQF; the protein is encoded by the coding sequence ATGAAGCGCCAACCTCGATCGAAAAATCCCTACCCTTATGATGACTATTCTCAACCTCGTAAAGGAGGTAAATCTCCTTCATTTATGGAAGGTATTAATTACACTTTAGCCGCTATTTGTGCAGGTATTTTTATTTTAGGTATCGGTGTTGGTATTGCTTTAAGTTCAGGACAAACTATTAGTACTCCTAATGTAGCATCAAGAGAAGTTATCGATCGAAGTGCGCCCAATCCTGAAATTTGTGTACAATTTGGAGCAAGTGCGATCGTGTCGGATTTAAGAGTATTTATTACCCTTAACCCTTTTAATGTTTATGTAACTCAACCGAATATGAAACCCGGATGTGTATTAAGAAAGAATAACTGGTCAATTCTCGAACAACAAAAATTAATCACCGATGAACAAGTAAAACAATGTAAAAATCGAATGAACACTTTTGGTTTTACAGGTACTTTAGAAAGTTCTCCTAAAATAGAATGTATTTACCAAAATGATGCGGCAGGAAACTTATTTTTCAATCGTCCGGGTACCGTTGATCCGAAAAAGACAGAGCAGTTTTAA
- a CDS encoding DUF6816 family protein yields MNYSLIKKYFIFILITFGSLLLNISQVSGETLRERITQYPHWEHKISLPNPTKELIFPSWFEGVWDVTSTLKEQIAPLSPEFQTPGFDSNREYINKDINFQVKFIPSTLTFKNNNFVPTIISKNKRIIADRAFNGLSIAQAYLGKENVKEVIINQSNSTEQKTKFRTENELISTVIGRQQETTLSGDFITSEVTRQFFRRPDSVYLNLVETTTKYHLINQNYIEGKQVTAIYLSPQDPDYFLAFERPVALYYYTLDLYKKNLN; encoded by the coding sequence ATGAACTACAGTTTAATTAAAAAATATTTTATTTTTATTTTAATAACATTTGGTAGTCTTTTGTTAAATATCTCTCAGGTTAGTGGTGAGACATTAAGAGAAAGAATAACACAATATCCCCATTGGGAACATAAAATTTCTTTACCAAATCCCACAAAAGAATTAATTTTTCCTTCATGGTTTGAAGGAGTATGGGATGTTACTAGCACTTTAAAAGAACAAATTGCCCCCTTATCTCCTGAATTTCAAACTCCCGGTTTTGATAGTAACAGAGAATATATTAACAAAGATATTAATTTTCAAGTCAAATTTATACCTAGTACGTTAACTTTTAAAAACAATAATTTTGTTCCTACTATTATTAGTAAAAATAAGAGAATAATTGCCGATCGAGCTTTTAATGGATTATCGATCGCTCAAGCCTATTTAGGAAAAGAGAATGTAAAAGAAGTAATAATAAATCAATCTAATTCCACAGAACAAAAAACTAAATTTAGAACAGAAAATGAGTTAATATCAACTGTAATAGGACGACAACAAGAGACAACTTTATCAGGAGATTTCATTACTAGCGAAGTGACTAGACAATTTTTTCGGAGACCAGATAGCGTTTATTTAAACTTAGTAGAAACTACCACAAAATATCATTTGATTAATCAAAATTATATCGAGGGAAAACAAGTTACTGCTATTTATTTATCTCCTCAAGATCCTGATTATTTTTTAGCTTTCGAGCGACCAGTTGCCCTTTATTATTATACCCTTGATTTGTACAAGAAAAATCTAAATTAG